In Methanomicrobium antiquum, one DNA window encodes the following:
- the argJ gene encoding bifunctional ornithine acetyltransferase/N-acetylglutamate synthase, with product MNSICAVKGVSAAGIKEGKFGLALIKAKGTAVAVFTKNLLVAAPVILMRERMNNGYLDGIIVNSGNANVYTGTQGLADAKKMCEIAALAFNTAPERVGVASTGVIGRFMHIDIIENQCKRIAPEIAGDEKAEENAAKAIMTTDLFPKSAICKKPGFTVAGIAKGSGMIAPNMGTMLAFIYTDAELSKEELQKALTVATERSFNRVVVDGDTSTNDCAFLTATGLCGKADFKEFCEALEEVCISLAKQIAEDGEGASKFIEVSVVNAPSEKDAADVAKTVVGSPLVKTAVYGEDPNWGRFIAAAGRAGVLFDPNHASVSISDGDETVVLASRGEILADDKKYPSALAKAKSMMQGKKIKIIIDLDCGSESALAWGCDLTEKYVEINGKYTT from the coding sequence GTGAACAGTATCTGTGCAGTTAAAGGAGTGTCTGCCGCAGGAATTAAAGAAGGCAAATTTGGACTTGCCTTAATAAAAGCAAAGGGGACAGCTGTAGCGGTTTTCACCAAAAATCTCCTTGTGGCGGCACCTGTTATTCTTATGCGTGAGAGAATGAACAATGGCTATTTAGACGGCATCATCGTAAATTCAGGAAATGCAAACGTCTATACAGGCACGCAGGGGTTAGCGGATGCGAAGAAAATGTGTGAGATTGCGGCTTTGGCATTTAATACAGCGCCTGAAAGGGTTGGCGTTGCAAGCACAGGCGTTATCGGACGATTCATGCACATCGATATTATAGAGAACCAGTGCAAAAGGATTGCACCGGAGATTGCAGGTGATGAGAAGGCTGAAGAGAACGCCGCAAAGGCTATAATGACAACTGATCTTTTCCCAAAATCTGCGATATGCAAAAAACCCGGGTTTACAGTCGCCGGTATTGCAAAGGGAAGCGGGATGATTGCCCCAAATATGGGAACAATGCTTGCATTCATCTACACCGATGCTGAATTATCAAAAGAGGAGTTACAAAAGGCTTTAACAGTTGCGACTGAGAGGAGCTTTAACCGTGTTGTGGTTGACGGAGATACATCAACAAATGACTGTGCGTTTTTAACTGCAACCGGTCTTTGCGGAAAGGCTGATTTTAAAGAATTTTGCGAAGCGCTTGAAGAGGTCTGCATCTCACTTGCAAAGCAGATTGCAGAGGATGGCGAAGGTGCATCAAAGTTTATTGAGGTATCGGTTGTAAACGCACCCTCTGAAAAAGATGCGGCTGATGTTGCAAAGACGGTTGTTGGATCGCCGCTTGTAAAAACAGCAGTTTATGGAGAAGATCCAAACTGGGGGAGGTTTATTGCCGCCGCAGGTCGTGCAGGAGTTTTATTTGATCCAAATCATGCTTCTGTAAGCATATCAGACGGAGATGAAACTGTAGTTCTTGCAAGCAGGGGAGAAATACTTGCTGATGACAAAAAATATCCTTCAGCGCTTGCAAAAGCAAAGAGTATGATGCAGGGCAAAAAAATAAAAATAATAATTGACCTTGACTGTGGTTCTGAGTCTGCACTTGCGTGGGGATGCGATCTGACAGAAAAATATGTAGAAATCAATGGGAAGTATACCACATGA
- the argB gene encoding acetylglutamate kinase, with product MKRADVLMEALPYIQKFHGKTIVVKLGGHAMIDPDILDTVIQDTVLLHYVGLRVVLVHGGGPEITDKMKAMGKEPKFVAGLRITDNDTLEIAQMVLVGKIRGKIVSLIAKFGGKGVGLAGQDGNLMFAKKTGLKRIFVGDKEEEVDLGYVGDIEEINPELLIGLLDRGYIPVVSPIAIDRKGNGLNVNADTAAGDIAIALNAYKFVNLSDIDGVMNAQRTRTYHRLTVDEANRLIDEGVIVGGMIPKLEACLKCLANGVEHAHILNGNKDHTLLLELFTDEGIGTMIHKGET from the coding sequence ATGAAACGCGCTGATGTTTTGATGGAGGCATTGCCTTATATCCAAAAGTTTCACGGGAAGACAATTGTCGTGAAGCTTGGCGGGCATGCGATGATAGATCCTGATATTCTTGATACAGTTATTCAGGATACTGTTCTTCTTCATTACGTTGGGCTAAGAGTTGTTCTGGTCCACGGCGGCGGCCCTGAGATTACAGACAAGATGAAGGCAATGGGAAAAGAGCCGAAATTCGTAGCCGGTCTTCGCATAACAGACAATGATACATTAGAGATTGCCCAGATGGTTCTGGTTGGAAAAATCAGGGGAAAGATTGTATCACTGATTGCGAAATTTGGCGGGAAAGGTGTCGGTCTTGCAGGTCAGGACGGGAATCTGATGTTTGCCAAAAAGACCGGTCTTAAGAGGATATTTGTCGGCGATAAGGAGGAAGAGGTTGATTTAGGTTATGTCGGAGATATTGAGGAGATAAATCCTGAACTTCTTATCGGTCTTTTGGACAGAGGATATATCCCTGTTGTATCTCCGATTGCAATTGACAGGAAAGGAAACGGATTAAATGTCAATGCAGATACAGCGGCAGGAGATATTGCAATTGCCCTTAATGCCTATAAGTTTGTCAATCTCTCTGATATTGACGGTGTTATGAATGCCCAGAGAACAAGGACATACCACCGGCTGACAGTTGATGAGGCAAACAGACTCATTGATGAGGGAGTTATTGTTGGCGGTATGATTCCAAAGCTTGAGGCATGCTTAAAATGTCTTGCCAACGGCGTTGAACATGCACATATTCTTAATGGAAACAAGGATCATACTCTTCTTTTAGAGCTTTTTACTGACGAAGGCATCGGAACGATGATTCATAAGGGTGAAACATAA
- a CDS encoding chorismate mutase, with protein MNLKSAREEIEKIDLEIISLIKKREECAHLIHNAKKADNISVVDKNQRETVLKRAEEKAITEGLNPIYVKQIFSVLIEMNEEKQKSL; from the coding sequence ATGAATCTTAAGAGTGCACGCGAAGAGATAGAAAAAATAGATCTGGAGATTATCAGTCTGATAAAAAAAAGAGAGGAATGTGCTCATCTAATCCACAACGCAAAAAAAGCTGATAATATTTCTGTTGTTGATAAGAATCAAAGAGAGACTGTATTAAAAAGAGCAGAAGAAAAAGCAATAACTGAAGGTCTAAATCCCATTTATGTCAAACAAATCTTTTCCGTTTTAATTGAAATGAACGAAGAAAAGCAAAAAAGTCTCTAA
- a CDS encoding peptidase M50, whose product MSQTILSKIPVRERNDLIIGWVAIGIAFTLIFVRSGKITPFTFLLFFGISLFTVGVGFLLHELAHKFMAMKYGYWAEFHKDNQMLLVAVALAALVGVVFAAPGATVIYSQPGRTMTKEEDGLISVAGPLTNLILCIPFFILIVAGTVLGYNAGTDSILAFLLFITGTIGLSVNSMIAFFNLLPVSILDGRKVLSWNPLVFAVMIIISLAILLVSYNYGGVLDTILNFIL is encoded by the coding sequence ATGAGTCAGACAATACTATCCAAAATTCCTGTAAGGGAGAGAAATGATCTAATTATCGGGTGGGTTGCAATAGGCATTGCATTCACTCTTATATTTGTCCGCAGCGGAAAAATAACTCCGTTTACATTTCTGCTATTTTTTGGGATTTCGCTCTTTACAGTAGGAGTTGGCTTTTTGCTTCACGAACTTGCCCACAAGTTCATGGCGATGAAATATGGCTACTGGGCGGAGTTTCACAAAGATAATCAGATGCTTCTTGTCGCAGTTGCATTAGCGGCGCTTGTCGGAGTTGTATTTGCAGCACCTGGTGCAACTGTTATTTACTCCCAGCCGGGAAGGACGATGACAAAAGAGGAGGATGGTTTGATCTCAGTTGCAGGTCCGCTCACAAATCTCATATTGTGCATTCCATTCTTCATTTTGATTGTTGCAGGAACGGTTCTTGGATACAATGCAGGTACAGACAGTATTCTGGCATTTCTTTTGTTTATCACAGGAACAATCGGTCTTTCTGTAAACTCTATGATTGCATTCTTCAACCTTCTTCCTGTGAGCATCCTTGACGGGCGAAAGGTTTTGTCGTGGAATCCTTTGGTGTTTGCAGTTATGATAATTATATCACTTGCAATACTTCTTGTTTCATACAACTATGGGGGAGTTTTAGACACAATTTTAAACTTTATTCTGTAA